A genomic segment from Polyangiaceae bacterium encodes:
- a CDS encoding serine/threonine protein kinase: MLEAGTKIGAYRIDRRLGEGGMGEVYAAFDETTETPVALKVLSSDAEKDREAVGRFKREASALQAFKNHPGVVEVLDFDRTADGVVYLVMELLDGQTLAEWIRNQRESIALEDALTIARQIAETMADVHDADVIHRDLKPGNVMLVSDEKERLGIRPKIFDFGIAKVHVLTGDDEQATTLPKTRGFIGTPRYAAPEQSMPGKANTDKIDVYALGLILYEMLAGKRLFESEDGFEEIYKRHNIEPGVLSELLPEVPRGLVELMGEMLAKKPEDRPTMRACAARMARGWEAEANARRSKRMKYVARRWSGTVAVMIAGAGILGLMWRTQFESETITQPQNTIEELKTDTQLTSTCNDSIIDADWEYGRIANTLSIRKEQLLTYHRELMQSTAAAGSLVCMIKVEHRLSDLERLHGTLDAAENYVNAARIRIDHGLAKAPKDAQLSLERAMNLSKRGKLRLAKGDTSAALFDFENSIAVLEDRGVKTDNEKSMLATSCLELGEAQWLSGNANAAMRAYEKAIDLRRSVASTNDPYWKAMHVEALVLRSKLSAEANSTIDDLKKADSAMQALIETAEHDLLYRFIRAKIHLQIGMIHKRRHDLKRATDSFQAARDIASALRKGANEHKEYGLLLIDTLGELSLIAGEEHDFTLKTSLDNRRCDVAKNFTAQDALDKRFDLKGCS, from the coding sequence ATGCTGGAGGCTGGGACGAAGATTGGCGCATATCGAATCGACCGCCGTCTTGGGGAAGGCGGGATGGGCGAGGTGTATGCTGCGTTCGACGAGACGACGGAAACGCCGGTCGCGCTGAAGGTGCTCTCGTCGGACGCCGAAAAGGATAGGGAAGCCGTCGGCAGATTCAAGCGCGAAGCAAGTGCGCTGCAAGCATTCAAAAACCATCCCGGCGTGGTCGAGGTGCTTGATTTCGACAGAACGGCGGACGGAGTCGTTTACCTGGTCATGGAATTGCTCGACGGCCAAACGCTCGCGGAGTGGATCCGAAATCAGCGTGAATCGATTGCATTGGAGGACGCGCTGACGATAGCAAGGCAAATCGCGGAGACGATGGCCGACGTGCATGATGCCGACGTCATTCATCGCGATTTGAAGCCCGGCAACGTAATGCTCGTGTCGGACGAAAAGGAGCGCCTTGGAATCCGACCGAAAATATTCGATTTTGGCATTGCCAAGGTCCACGTGCTGACCGGCGACGACGAACAGGCGACGACGCTGCCGAAAACGCGCGGGTTCATTGGAACGCCTCGGTATGCCGCGCCCGAGCAATCGATGCCGGGGAAAGCGAATACGGACAAGATCGACGTGTACGCGCTCGGGCTCATCTTGTATGAAATGCTCGCGGGCAAACGGCTTTTCGAATCGGAGGACGGATTCGAGGAAATCTACAAGCGGCACAACATCGAGCCGGGGGTGCTGAGCGAGCTATTGCCGGAGGTGCCTCGGGGATTGGTCGAGCTGATGGGGGAAATGCTGGCGAAAAAGCCCGAAGACCGTCCGACGATGCGCGCGTGTGCGGCTAGGATGGCGCGGGGGTGGGAGGCTGAGGCGAATGCACGGCGCTCGAAACGCATGAAATACGTTGCGCGTCGATGGTCGGGCACTGTCGCTGTGATGATTGCGGGGGCGGGCATCTTAGGCTTAATGTGGCGGACGCAATTTGAATCTGAAACGATCACCCAGCCCCAAAATACAATTGAGGAGTTGAAAACCGACACACAGCTGACCAGTACATGTAATGATAGCATTATCGATGCAGATTGGGAGTATGGTCGAATTGCGAATACATTGTCAATTCGCAAGGAACAGCTACTTACGTATCACCGGGAGCTGATGCAGTCGACCGCTGCCGCAGGGTCGCTCGTGTGCATGATCAAGGTGGAACACCGCCTCAGCGATCTCGAACGCTTGCATGGAACACTGGATGCGGCCGAGAATTACGTGAATGCAGCGAGGATTCGGATTGACCATGGGCTTGCAAAGGCGCCCAAAGATGCGCAATTGTCACTCGAGCGTGCGATGAATCTTTCCAAGCGAGGGAAGCTGCGCTTGGCTAAAGGCGACACTTCCGCAGCCCTTTTCGATTTCGAAAATTCGATTGCAGTGCTAGAGGATCGAGGTGTAAAAACAGACAATGAAAAGTCGATGCTTGCGACGAGCTGTCTCGAGCTTGGCGAAGCCCAATGGTTGTCCGGCAACGCCAATGCTGCGATGAGGGCGTATGAGAAGGCCATTGATTTACGCCGCTCAGTCGCTTCGACCAACGACCCCTATTGGAAAGCGATGCACGTAGAAGCATTGGTGCTACGGTCAAAATTGAGCGCCGAAGCCAACAGCACGATTGACGATTTGAAAAAGGCCGACTCTGCAATGCAAGCACTGATCGAGACGGCGGAACATGATTTGCTGTACAGATTCATTCGTGCAAAAATTCATTTGCAAATTGGAATGATTCACAAGCGTCGGCACGATTTGAAGCGCGCGACCGACTCTTTTCAAGCTGCTCGCGACATTGCCTCGGCGCTGCGGAAGGGTGCAAACGAGCACAAAGAGTATGGATTGCTCCTCATCGATACGCTTGGCGAATTATCGCTCATTGCCGGTGAAGAACACGACTTTACCTTGAAAACATCGTTGGACAATCGACGCTGCGATGTTGCGAAAAACTTCACCGCCCAAGATGCACTCGACAAACGTTTCGACCTCAAAGGGTGCAGTTGA
- a CDS encoding sigma-70 family RNA polymerase sigma factor, with protein MAKPQKPKNIDDLIAKAKAGDDAAKNELFKWARKFIQDKVTVRTQRTHVRPSDIVQDAAMNAARALKSFRGSTSEDFEKWLATIAFRSGAESIRDAEREKRDVRQQRYIEDISPEGLAGHQKSPSQAVAHEETRLQVARVILEDLRPEQRHAITLRLIKKLPVAIVARQLKTTVPSIDNLIRRTVKKIRQRCQTDAEPKAGTTTPVSRNARAAAFVEYMRRCDEGAEIDIDTFIAEVAPGDQDLRSLLEVTEQIRSFDLPNSDDEEDE; from the coding sequence ATGGCGAAACCACAAAAGCCGAAGAACATCGACGACCTGATTGCGAAAGCGAAGGCGGGCGATGATGCTGCGAAAAACGAGCTTTTCAAGTGGGCCAGGAAGTTCATTCAGGACAAGGTGACGGTTCGCACCCAGCGAACCCACGTTCGACCGTCGGACATTGTGCAAGATGCCGCGATGAACGCCGCACGGGCGCTGAAATCGTTCCGAGGAAGCACGTCGGAGGATTTCGAGAAGTGGCTCGCGACCATTGCATTCCGGTCTGGTGCTGAATCGATTCGCGACGCCGAGCGTGAAAAACGGGATGTTCGCCAGCAGCGCTATATCGAGGACATCAGCCCGGAGGGGCTCGCGGGGCATCAGAAAAGTCCCAGCCAAGCGGTCGCTCATGAAGAAACGCGGCTTCAAGTCGCCAGGGTGATCCTCGAGGATTTGCGACCCGAGCAACGGCACGCGATTACGTTGAGGCTCATCAAGAAATTGCCCGTGGCGATTGTCGCTCGGCAATTGAAGACGACCGTGCCGTCGATTGACAATTTGATTCGGCGCACGGTGAAAAAGATTCGCCAGCGGTGTCAGACGGATGCCGAGCCCAAAGCGGGAACGACGACGCCTGTTTCGCGCAATGCGCGTGCGGCTGCGTTTGTCGAGTACATGCGCAGGTGCGACGAGGGAGCCGAAATCGATATCGACACGTTCATTGCGGAAGTCGCGCCGGGAGACCAAGATTTGCGCTCACTTCTCGAAGTGACCGAACAAATACGCTCCTTCGATTTGCCGAATTCGGACGACGAGGAAGACGAATGA
- a CDS encoding serine/threonine protein kinase, with product MTLLELGTRIESHEIVRFVAAGGMCLVYEARSMGGTKSVAIKVLHEMWLSDREITQRFLNEANVLRTMHHPNIVRLSSAGILPSGQPYMILEWLPLHLADLLHARQAGLGPKLAVRISIQLARALVHLHAQNVVHRDIKAANVLLDSQDIATATVRLADLGLAKVAPERRSLAGMNVSTGHGKQFGTWDYMAPEQWIKSKTVDAKADVYSLGVLLFQMISGGLPFVADDDNQIMSMHLFEAPPLKRLGAEVFPALRALLGRMLDKLSKKRPTMNEVLERLEEMAN from the coding sequence ATGACGTTACTCGAGCTGGGGACCAGAATCGAAAGCCATGAAATCGTCCGATTCGTGGCGGCGGGCGGCATGTGTCTCGTGTACGAGGCGCGGTCCATGGGCGGCACGAAGTCCGTTGCCATCAAGGTGCTGCACGAAATGTGGCTATCGGATCGCGAAATCACGCAGCGTTTCTTGAATGAGGCGAACGTGCTTCGCACGATGCACCATCCGAACATCGTGCGATTGTCGAGTGCTGGGATTCTGCCATCGGGCCAGCCGTACATGATTCTGGAATGGCTTCCGCTGCACTTGGCCGATCTTTTGCACGCGCGTCAAGCGGGACTGGGCCCCAAGCTTGCTGTACGTATATCGATTCAGCTTGCGCGAGCTCTTGTGCATTTGCACGCGCAAAACGTCGTTCATCGTGACATCAAGGCGGCCAACGTATTGCTCGATTCGCAAGACATTGCCACCGCGACGGTTCGCCTTGCCGATTTGGGATTGGCCAAGGTTGCGCCCGAACGTCGGAGCTTGGCGGGGATGAACGTTTCGACGGGTCATGGAAAACAATTCGGCACCTGGGATTACATGGCGCCCGAGCAATGGATCAAGTCCAAGACGGTGGATGCGAAGGCTGATGTGTATTCCCTGGGTGTTCTTCTATTTCAAATGATTTCAGGGGGCTTGCCATTTGTTGCGGACGATGACAATCAGATCATGTCGATGCATTTGTTCGAGGCGCCGCCATTGAAGCGTCTCGGTGCCGAAGTTTTTCCGGCGCTGCGGGCGCTTTTGGGGCGCATGCTCGACAAGCTTTCCAAGAAACGACCGACGATGAACGAAGTGCTCGAGCGGCTCGAAGAGATGGCGAATTAG
- a CDS encoding SAVED domain-containing protein, translating to MAANDLQILIVVDVRPGVSVAELKALLDIDREDRKILRLSDYGAPKLPPPEEPHDVDWTSLGMAVEAVAEEVHRLQKQYEANTTVVYIGGKAPLSTFLHLGYKFSGSVSQVFVLNQAHKSGPWQKFLVGAPATDLSTPRMFDPPRGIPQEPSSSDARLGIFIDTAGRKEDLDPMKALIREQKESVGDFARLSAGEPLHVQPLNIDAIVRDLSQFMSQVTSFWPERRGTALFAAVPTQVAVAIGRAMSANVTGRDVWLTEYRHPRYEFVYSLPFEPQAEPSIPKTAEAVLARRKVLDVVKEAFDELVKDLDVLHVPVGLLRESERAEFVQRVKAMRFEERSIEEQPFQIRVAQNRGCLGAGMLQAMLQMTPEQQRDFTKLVILHEIVHDWQELTSTNHTFIGRAGFVLEEIDYFADVFAVHTLVNLELDLDKRAHREVSKCVLRWIDMVHRGIEAFDRMEQGPRMKHLTERRLRRYLLWYVQHARAQMLRTVEDVPELFNAALTVELAPLAGFIDARRHEKVVKNALEDDTELCISLDGRLVRILKMAGYSIPGIVDAVREYKHEQVTALMFAVVDRNKPILARWQARK from the coding sequence ATGGCAGCGAATGATTTGCAGATATTGATTGTGGTGGATGTTCGGCCGGGTGTATCCGTGGCGGAGCTGAAAGCATTGCTCGATATCGATCGTGAAGATCGAAAGATCCTGCGGCTGAGCGATTATGGTGCACCGAAGTTGCCGCCGCCCGAGGAGCCTCATGATGTGGATTGGACCTCATTGGGAATGGCCGTCGAAGCGGTTGCGGAGGAAGTGCATCGCCTGCAAAAGCAATACGAAGCGAATACGACGGTCGTGTACATCGGTGGCAAAGCGCCGTTGTCGACGTTTTTGCATTTGGGTTACAAGTTCTCCGGTTCGGTGTCGCAGGTCTTTGTCTTGAATCAAGCGCACAAATCGGGGCCGTGGCAAAAGTTTTTGGTCGGCGCTCCGGCGACGGATCTGAGCACGCCGCGCATGTTCGACCCGCCCCGCGGAATACCACAGGAGCCGTCGTCTTCGGATGCGCGACTGGGCATTTTCATTGATACCGCGGGACGCAAAGAAGATCTCGACCCGATGAAGGCACTGATTCGCGAGCAAAAAGAAAGCGTCGGTGACTTCGCGCGACTCTCGGCGGGCGAGCCATTGCATGTTCAGCCGCTCAACATCGACGCAATCGTGCGCGATTTGTCGCAATTCATGTCGCAGGTGACGTCGTTTTGGCCGGAGCGTCGCGGTACGGCCTTATTTGCAGCGGTTCCGACGCAAGTCGCCGTTGCGATCGGCCGCGCCATGAGCGCCAATGTGACGGGTCGCGACGTATGGCTGACCGAATATCGACACCCACGGTACGAATTCGTCTATTCGTTGCCATTCGAGCCTCAGGCCGAGCCGAGCATTCCGAAGACGGCGGAGGCTGTTTTGGCTCGCCGCAAAGTGCTCGATGTCGTCAAGGAAGCGTTCGACGAGTTGGTAAAGGATTTGGACGTGCTTCACGTGCCCGTGGGATTGCTACGCGAATCCGAGCGAGCGGAGTTCGTGCAGCGCGTGAAGGCGATGCGCTTTGAAGAGCGCAGCATCGAGGAGCAGCCATTTCAGATTCGCGTGGCGCAAAATCGGGGATGTTTGGGGGCCGGAATGCTGCAAGCGATGCTTCAGATGACGCCCGAGCAGCAGCGTGATTTCACCAAACTCGTGATTTTGCACGAAATCGTCCACGATTGGCAAGAGCTGACGAGCACCAACCATACGTTCATTGGTCGAGCCGGGTTCGTGTTGGAGGAGATTGACTATTTCGCGGACGTGTTCGCCGTGCATACGCTGGTCAACTTGGAGCTCGACCTGGACAAGCGGGCACATCGTGAGGTATCGAAATGCGTGCTTCGTTGGATCGACATGGTGCATCGAGGCATCGAGGCATTCGATCGAATGGAGCAGGGGCCGCGCATGAAGCATTTGACGGAGCGGCGATTGCGTCGGTATCTGCTCTGGTATGTGCAGCATGCGCGTGCGCAGATGTTGCGAACGGTCGAGGACGTACCGGAGCTGTTCAATGCGGCGCTCACGGTGGAATTGGCGCCTTTGGCAGGGTTCATCGATGCTCGGCGGCACGAAAAGGTCGTGAAAAACGCGCTCGAAGACGACACCGAGCTTTGCATTTCGCTCGACGGGCGGCTCGTGCGTATCCTGAAGATGGCCGGATATTCGATCCCGGGCATCGTCGACGCAGTTCGCGAATACAAGCATGAGCAGGTAACGGCATTGATGTTTGCCGTGGTGGATAGGAACAAGCCGATCTTGGCACGTTGGCAAGCGAGGAAGTAG